The following are from one region of the Melospiza melodia melodia isolate bMelMel2 chromosome 14, bMelMel2.pri, whole genome shotgun sequence genome:
- the PDLIM4 gene encoding PDZ and LIM domain protein 4, which translates to MAHSVVLRGPSPWGFRLVGGKDFSAPLTISRINPGSKAAMADLCPGDIILAINGENTDNMTHLEAQNKIKACVDQLLLSVNRSEGKTWSPPVLEDGKAQAYRINIEPDPQDSGPAQSRRSMPHGAGGSPVDSKQMLNMQHHQPTRLYTNNSSESALPGQLSGLHITPAHSIDPVKSLPRNRNGIDVESDVYKMLQDYEKPVSEPKQSGSFRYLQGMLEASENGEKLDKLSNPRNIKSPVPKLGGPMSGLQMLPECTRCRNGIVGTIVKARDKLYHPECFMCDDCGLNLKQRGYFFIEEQLYCETHAKERVKPPEGYDVVAVYPNAKVELV; encoded by the exons attaaCCCTGGCAGTAAAGCAGCCATGGCAGACCTGTGCCCAGGAGACATTATTCTGGCAATTAACGGAGAGAACACAGACAACATGACACATCTAGAAGCTCAAAACAAGATCAAAGCCTGTGTGGAccagctgctgctctctgtgaacaG ATCTGAAGGGAAGACCTGGTCCCCCCCTGTCCTGGAAGATGGCAAGGCTCAAGCATACCGGATCAACATCGAGCCAGACCCACAG GACAGtggccctgcccagagcaggaggtCCATGCCCCATGGAGCTGGGGGCAGCCCTGTGGACAGCAAGCAGATGCTGAACATGCAGCATCACCAACCAACCCGGCTGTACACGAACAACAGCTCTGAGTCAGCCCTTCCAGGCCAGCTGAGTGGACTCCACATCACTCCTGCACACAg CATTGACCCCGTGAAGTCTCTCCCACGGAACAGAAATGGGATTGATGTGGAGTCCGATGTCTACAAGATGCTCCAGGATTATGAAAAGCCCGTTTCAGAGCCAAAGCAGTCTGGATCCTTCCGGTACTTGCAGGGCATGTTGGAGGCCAGTGAGAATG GTGAAAAACTCGACAAACTGAGCAACCCCCGGAACATCAAGTCCCCGGTGCCAAAGCTTGGTGGCCCCATGTCTGGGCTGCAGATGCTCCCCGAGTGCACCCGCTGCAGGAATGGCATTGT GGGCACCATCGTCAAGGCTCGGGACAAGCTCTACCACCCTGAGTGCTTCATGTGTGACGACTGTGGCCTCAACCTGAAGCAGAGGGGGTATTTCTTCATCGAGGAGCAGCTGTACTGCGAGACACACGCCAAGGAGAGGGTTAAGCCCCCCGAAGGATATGACGTGGTGGCTGTTTATCCAAACGCCAAAGTTGAACTCGTCtaa